One stretch of Streptomyces sp. NBC_01363 DNA includes these proteins:
- a CDS encoding MAB_1171c family putative transporter, producing the protein MTPLDLAGYLIAVLMTAVALWRMPAALWGDEEDKRRRALWGCYAGFAAALWTKTRAVRIALNDSAVTDLAVLIKHYTATIAILAILSYIVAIYGQYPDAGTVPRHVRFARAIQQVAAKASIATLVLLTVLFFTVVDRSVPSDRFVADHAGQWGATLYMSVFYLYLGAASAVCAYQWALATAGAGLRHLRVGLGMMTFAMFIGVGYTVSRTLFLWVSVVDTPSESFALRFDEITEAAQVVLFAFFAVGASIPALSKGRRRAKLWRAQVKLHGLWRELMTAFPEQPFDPPASLARELTRFDTPADLRIDRWAADIADAVEKLRHYVPDTLLPAAKAAAADGSTDPDRAGPLAEAYWIKAALTAKNSGAPASTAAAVETQHATDQDGEVAWLVRVATAYRTVPQDRAAQVLADAAPAPSTATAAPRTASTEETA; encoded by the coding sequence GTGACCCCGCTCGACCTCGCCGGCTACCTCATAGCCGTCCTGATGACGGCCGTCGCCCTGTGGCGCATGCCGGCAGCCCTGTGGGGCGACGAAGAAGACAAGCGCCGCCGGGCCCTCTGGGGCTGCTACGCGGGCTTCGCCGCCGCCCTGTGGACCAAGACCCGGGCCGTGCGGATCGCGCTCAACGACAGCGCCGTCACCGACCTCGCCGTCCTGATCAAGCACTACACGGCGACGATCGCGATCCTGGCGATCCTCAGCTACATCGTCGCGATCTACGGCCAGTACCCCGACGCCGGAACCGTCCCGCGCCATGTCCGGTTCGCCCGTGCCATCCAGCAGGTGGCGGCCAAGGCGTCGATCGCCACGCTGGTCCTGCTGACGGTGCTGTTCTTCACCGTAGTCGACCGCTCCGTCCCCTCGGACCGCTTCGTCGCCGACCACGCGGGACAGTGGGGAGCCACGCTGTACATGAGCGTGTTCTACCTCTACCTGGGTGCCGCGTCCGCCGTCTGCGCGTACCAGTGGGCGCTGGCCACCGCCGGTGCCGGGCTCCGTCATCTGCGGGTGGGCCTCGGGATGATGACCTTCGCCATGTTCATCGGGGTCGGCTACACCGTCAGCCGGACCCTGTTCCTGTGGGTCAGCGTCGTCGACACCCCGAGCGAGTCCTTCGCGCTCCGCTTCGACGAGATCACCGAGGCCGCACAGGTGGTGCTCTTCGCCTTCTTCGCCGTGGGCGCCTCCATCCCCGCCCTCAGCAAGGGGCGGCGGCGCGCGAAACTGTGGCGGGCCCAGGTCAAACTGCACGGCCTCTGGCGCGAGTTGATGACTGCCTTCCCCGAGCAGCCCTTCGACCCCCCGGCCTCGCTGGCCCGCGAACTCACCCGCTTCGACACCCCCGCGGACCTGCGGATCGACCGCTGGGCCGCCGACATCGCGGACGCGGTGGAGAAGCTGCGCCACTACGTGCCCGACACCCTGCTCCCGGCCGCGAAGGCCGCCGCGGCGGACGGCAGCACGGACCCGGACCGGGCGGGCCCGCTCGCCGAGGCGTACTGGATCAAGGCGGCGCTCACCGCGAAGAACAGCGGTGCGCCCGCCTCGACCGCCGCCGCGGTGGAGACCCAGCACGCCACCGACCAGGACGGCGAGGTGGCCTGGCTGGTCCGGGTGGCCACCGCGTACCGGACGGTCCCGCAGGACCGGGCGGCGCAGGTGCTGGCGGATGCCGCACCCGCCCCGTCCACCGCAACCGCCGCGCCCCGCACGGCCTCCACCGAGGAGACAGCATGA
- a CDS encoding toxin gives MSLRELRKECEAGLADLPIPAPFSIDALVANMEAARGRTIVLHEMPDRLARVNAACGLRLKTGGTSFVLYRRRPTAYQTQHVILHELCHEWFDHGTSLDPEQLRRLLPVFDTSLITRVLGTEPPPSPSPAPPPPVVAEIADALRSGDGTVQARAQYDTHDERMAEFGASLIPRMAMDVTSDDMVGRLANSLSRPVANRRRGLFRRS, from the coding sequence ATGTCCCTGCGCGAACTACGGAAGGAGTGCGAGGCCGGGCTGGCCGACCTGCCCATCCCCGCGCCCTTCTCCATCGACGCACTGGTGGCGAACATGGAGGCCGCCCGTGGCCGCACCATCGTGCTGCACGAGATGCCCGACCGGCTGGCCCGCGTCAACGCCGCCTGCGGGCTGCGCCTGAAGACCGGCGGGACCAGCTTCGTGCTCTACCGCCGCCGGCCCACCGCGTACCAGACCCAGCACGTGATCCTGCACGAGCTGTGCCACGAGTGGTTCGACCACGGCACCTCCCTCGACCCGGAGCAACTCCGGCGCCTGCTCCCGGTCTTCGACACCTCACTGATCACCCGGGTCCTGGGAACCGAGCCCCCGCCGTCGCCGTCGCCCGCGCCTCCGCCCCCGGTCGTGGCCGAGATCGCCGACGCGCTCCGGTCGGGGGACGGCACCGTGCAGGCCCGCGCGCAGTACGACACCCACGACGAGCGCATGGCCGAGTTCGGCGCCTCGCTCATTCCCCGGATGGCCATGGACGTGACGAGCGACGACATGGTGGGGCGGCTGGCCAACTCCCTCTCCCGCCCGGTCGCCAACCGCCGTCGCGGCCTGTTCCGCCGCAGCTGA
- a CDS encoding cold-shock protein: protein MATGTVKWFNAEKGFGFIEQDGGGPDVFAHYSNIAATGFRELQEGQRVNFDVTQGQKGPQAENITPA from the coding sequence ATGGCTACTGGCACCGTCAAGTGGTTCAACGCGGAAAAGGGCTTCGGTTTCATCGAGCAGGACGGCGGCGGCCCCGATGTCTTCGCCCACTACTCGAACATCGCTGCTACCGGCTTCCGTGAGCTCCAGGAAGGCCAGCGGGTGAACTTCGATGTCACGCAGGGCCAGAAGGGCCCGCAGGCGGAGAACATCACCCCTGCCTGA
- a CDS encoding DEAD/DEAH box helicase, which yields MDRDRNRDRTARSNDRFSRGPGGRSGAPARRSGGSGGSGRRPAAVQGEFALPKTITPALPAVSAFAELELPGPLLSALTAEGVTTPFPIQAATLPNALAGRDVLGRGRTGSGKTLAFGLAVLARTAGNRADARRPLALVLVPTRELAQQVTDALTPYARALKLRMATVVGGMSIGRQASALRGGAEVLVATPGRLKDLIERRDCHLDRVAVTVLDEADQMADMGFMPQVTELLDQVRPQGQRMLFSATLDRNVDLLVRRYLHDPVVHSVDPAAGAVTTMEHHVLYVQGTDKYATTTEIAARDGRVIMFLDTKHAVDKLTGHLLNSGVRAAALHGGKSQPQRTRTLDRFKTGQVTVLVATNVAARGIHIDNLDLVVNVDPPSDHKDYLHRGGRTARAGESGSVVTLVLPGQRREMTRLMADAGITPQIAQVRSGEAELSRITGARKPSGVPVGGGAPVPERAGSGGSSFRGLGSRPARAGRSRRSDLPTAEARAAAKQRRTNRGG from the coding sequence ATGGACCGCGACCGTAACCGTGATCGCACAGCACGTTCGAACGACCGGTTTTCCCGTGGCCCGGGGGGCCGCTCCGGCGCGCCCGCCCGGCGTTCCGGCGGTTCCGGTGGTTCCGGCCGCAGGCCCGCCGCAGTGCAGGGCGAGTTCGCGCTGCCGAAGACCATCACCCCGGCGCTGCCCGCCGTGTCGGCCTTCGCGGAGCTGGAACTGCCCGGTCCGCTGCTTTCGGCGCTCACCGCCGAGGGCGTCACCACGCCGTTCCCGATCCAGGCGGCCACCCTGCCGAACGCCCTCGCGGGGCGCGACGTGCTGGGCCGCGGCCGGACCGGCTCCGGCAAGACGCTCGCCTTCGGCCTGGCCGTGCTGGCCCGTACCGCGGGCAACCGGGCCGACGCCCGGCGGCCGTTGGCCCTGGTCCTGGTCCCCACCCGGGAACTGGCCCAGCAGGTCACCGACGCGCTCACCCCGTACGCCCGCGCGCTCAAGCTGCGCATGGCCACCGTCGTCGGCGGCATGTCGATCGGCCGCCAGGCCTCCGCGCTGCGCGGGGGCGCCGAGGTCCTCGTCGCCACACCGGGCCGGCTCAAGGACCTCATCGAGCGCCGCGACTGCCATCTGGACCGGGTCGCCGTCACCGTCCTGGACGAGGCCGACCAGATGGCCGACATGGGGTTCATGCCGCAGGTCACCGAACTGCTCGACCAGGTGCGGCCGCAGGGCCAGCGGATGCTGTTCTCGGCGACCCTGGACCGCAACGTCGACCTGCTGGTCCGCCGCTATCTGCACGATCCGGTGGTCCACTCGGTCGACCCGGCGGCCGGTGCGGTGACGACGATGGAGCACCACGTGCTCTATGTGCAGGGCACGGACAAGTACGCCACCACGACGGAGATCGCGGCCCGCGACGGCCGGGTGATCATGTTCCTGGACACCAAGCACGCCGTGGACAAGCTCACCGGCCATCTGCTCAACAGCGGGGTGCGGGCCGCCGCGCTGCACGGCGGCAAGTCCCAGCCCCAGCGCACTCGCACCCTGGACCGGTTCAAGACCGGGCAGGTCACGGTGCTGGTCGCCACGAACGTCGCGGCGCGCGGCATCCACATCGACAACCTGGACCTGGTCGTCAACGTCGATCCGCCGAGCGACCACAAGGACTACCTGCACCGGGGCGGCCGTACCGCCCGTGCCGGTGAGTCCGGCAGCGTCGTCACACTGGTGCTGCCGGGACAGCGCCGGGAGATGACCCGGCTGATGGCCGACGCCGGGATCACCCCGCAGATCGCCCAGGTCCGTTCCGGTGAGGCCGAACTGAGCCGGATCACCGGCGCGCGCAAGCCCTCGGGGGTGCCGGTCGGCGGCGGCGCACCGGTGCCGGAGCGCGCCGGGAGCGGTGGCTCGTCCTTCCGGGGCCTGGGCAGCCGCCCCGCGAGGGCGGGCCGGTCCCGCCGCTCCGACCTGCCCACCGCGGAGGCGCGCGCCGCCGCGAAGCAGCGCCGCACCAACCGCGGCGGGTAG
- a CDS encoding SDR family oxidoreductase, protein MIPERSERPPVPDTSTTPSSRPVTVVTGGSRGIGAATCIRLASDGHDLALGFVHNEEAAERTAAAVRAAGARCVTVRVDTAEEADVERLFDTAAEQLGPVTGLVNNAGVTGPLGRLADTSTRTLRRVVDVNLLGYLLCCRRAAKDMAAGGAGAIVNVSSAAATLGSPGDFVHYAATKAATDALTLGLSKELGPDGIRVNAVAPGMVDTDMHATAGDPGRANAAVPGIPLGRVGAAPEIAAAIAWLLSGEASYVTGTVLRVAGGR, encoded by the coding sequence ATGATCCCCGAGCGAAGCGAGAGGCCTCCAGTGCCGGACACCAGCACCACTCCGTCGTCGCGCCCCGTCACCGTCGTCACCGGCGGCAGCCGGGGAATCGGCGCCGCCACCTGTATCCGTCTGGCGTCGGACGGCCATGACCTCGCCCTGGGCTTCGTGCACAACGAGGAGGCCGCCGAGCGGACCGCGGCGGCGGTCCGGGCCGCGGGGGCACGCTGCGTCACCGTGCGGGTGGACACCGCCGAGGAGGCCGATGTGGAACGCCTCTTCGACACGGCGGCCGAGCAGCTCGGCCCCGTCACCGGGCTGGTCAACAACGCGGGGGTGACGGGTCCGCTCGGGCGGCTCGCCGACACCTCCACCCGGACGCTGCGCCGCGTCGTCGACGTGAATCTCCTCGGCTACCTGCTGTGCTGCCGCCGGGCCGCGAAGGACATGGCGGCCGGCGGGGCGGGCGCGATCGTCAACGTCTCCTCGGCCGCCGCCACGCTCGGCAGCCCCGGGGACTTCGTCCACTACGCCGCCACGAAGGCCGCGACGGACGCGCTGACGCTCGGGCTCTCCAAGGAGCTGGGGCCCGACGGCATCCGGGTCAACGCGGTCGCGCCCGGCATGGTCGACACCGACATGCACGCCACGGCGGGCGACCCCGGGCGCGCGAACGCGGCCGTCCCCGGCATCCCGCTCGGCCGCGTCGGAGCCGCCCCGGAGATCGCGGCCGCCATCGCCTGGTTGCTGTCGGGCGAGGCGTCCTATGTGACCGGGACGGTCCTGCGGGTCGCGGGCGGCCGGTAA
- the crcB gene encoding fluoride efflux transporter CrcB, protein MNWLLVIVGAAVGAPLRYLTDRAVQSRHDSVFPWGTFAVNVSGSLILGLLTGAVAAGAASSHLQLLLGTGLCGALTTYSTFSYETLRLAEDGARSYAAANVVASVAAGLAAVFAGVALARQLWA, encoded by the coding sequence GTGAACTGGCTGCTGGTGATCGTCGGGGCGGCGGTCGGGGCGCCGCTGCGCTATCTGACCGACCGGGCGGTGCAGTCCCGGCACGACAGCGTCTTCCCGTGGGGGACCTTCGCGGTCAATGTGTCGGGTTCCCTGATCCTGGGCCTGCTGACCGGCGCGGTGGCGGCCGGTGCCGCCTCCTCGCACCTGCAACTGCTGCTCGGCACGGGACTGTGCGGGGCGCTCACCACGTACTCGACGTTCAGTTACGAGACGCTGCGGCTGGCCGAGGACGGCGCCAGGTCCTACGCGGCGGCCAATGTCGTGGCGAGCGTGGCGGCGGGGCTGGCCGCGGTGTTCGCCGGGGTCGCGCTCGCGCGGCAGCTGTGGGCGTAG
- a CDS encoding DUF190 domain-containing protein → MTTPRTERALRLTVLVGESDGWHHRPVFTEIVHRAHRAGLSGASVFRGIEGFGASSMIHTQRLLSLSEDLPVAVVIVDTEARIRAFLPLVEELVADGGLVVLDECEIVRFGGGRERGR, encoded by the coding sequence ATGACGACCCCGCGGACGGAACGGGCGCTGCGCCTGACGGTCCTCGTCGGCGAGTCCGACGGATGGCACCACCGGCCGGTCTTCACCGAGATCGTGCATCGGGCGCACCGCGCGGGGCTGTCGGGTGCCAGCGTGTTCCGCGGGATCGAGGGCTTCGGCGCCTCGTCGATGATCCACACCCAGCGGCTGCTCTCACTGAGCGAGGACCTGCCGGTGGCGGTCGTGATCGTGGACACCGAGGCGCGGATCCGCGCGTTCCTGCCGCTGGTGGAGGAACTGGTCGCGGACGGCGGTCTGGTCGTCCTGGACGAGTGCGAGATCGTGCGCTTCGGCGGCGGGCGGGAGCGGGGCCGGTGA
- the crcB gene encoding fluoride efflux transporter CrcB, producing MGAPNPQGSVVAVVALGGAIGACARYGATLIRPTAPGGFPWTTLVVNVVGCAVIGVFMVVISEVWTAHRLVRPFFGTGVLGGFTTFSTYAVDIQRLIDGDRVRAALGYLGLTLFAALAAVWSAVWATRRVLAWRQP from the coding sequence ATGGGAGCCCCCAATCCGCAAGGATCCGTCGTCGCGGTGGTGGCACTCGGTGGTGCGATCGGAGCGTGTGCCCGCTACGGGGCCACGCTGATCCGGCCCACCGCCCCGGGCGGCTTCCCGTGGACGACGCTGGTCGTGAACGTCGTCGGATGCGCGGTGATCGGCGTGTTCATGGTGGTGATCAGCGAGGTGTGGACGGCACACCGGCTGGTGCGGCCGTTCTTCGGTACGGGGGTGCTCGGCGGGTTCACGACGTTCTCGACGTACGCGGTGGACATCCAGCGCCTGATCGACGGCGACCGGGTCCGTGCGGCTCTCGGGTATCTGGGACTGACGCTGTTCGCGGCTCTCGCGGCGGTGTGGAGTGCGGTGTGGGCGACCCGCCGCGTGCTGGCCTGGAGGCAGCCATGA
- a CDS encoding carboxymuconolactone decarboxylase family protein → MQARIQNPAEILPEALPPVLGLVKAIGKGGLPETTLELVGLRVSQINGCPFCVDGHVRNARKAGESDERLFAVSAWHDAPYFTDAERAALALAEHATRLSDRSDPVPDAIWDEAARHFSEKQLSALVLAIGLTNLFNRVNVTTKQPPGKTW, encoded by the coding sequence ATGCAGGCACGCATCCAGAACCCGGCCGAGATCCTGCCCGAGGCCCTGCCGCCCGTGCTGGGCCTGGTCAAGGCGATCGGCAAGGGCGGGCTGCCGGAGACCACGCTCGAACTGGTCGGTCTGCGGGTGAGCCAGATCAACGGCTGCCCCTTCTGCGTCGACGGGCACGTACGCAACGCCAGGAAGGCCGGTGAGAGCGACGAGCGGCTCTTCGCCGTATCGGCCTGGCACGACGCGCCGTACTTCACCGACGCCGAGCGGGCCGCGCTGGCGCTCGCGGAGCACGCGACCCGGCTCAGCGACCGCTCCGACCCGGTGCCCGACGCCATCTGGGACGAGGCCGCCCGCCACTTCAGCGAGAAGCAGCTCTCCGCCCTGGTCCTCGCGATCGGTCTGACGAACCTGTTCAACCGCGTCAACGTCACCACCAAGCAGCCGCCGGGCAAGACCTGGTAG
- a CDS encoding helix-turn-helix transcriptional regulator, with product MNRKDLDPESSPEAAFGARIRSLREERGWKQEELADRMGYSGTHISAVETGRKMPTLRFSRNADQVFGTGETADTFERQYREIRHGSLLEGFPQYVGHEGRAAEIRLYEIGIIHGLLQTPEYAQALVDSAMRRGVIGPEQAAERTSFLAERQAALVRPRPPAMLVVMDESCIRRRVGGDGVMDAQLDRLLEFAELPNTVLQIAPFGMGEHRPFNLPMTLLTLSDLSVIAYAESQMRGHLERDTTAVLPLLAGYHQLQAEALSQAASVAMIREARKGTP from the coding sequence TTGAACCGCAAGGACTTGGACCCCGAGAGCAGCCCGGAAGCCGCCTTTGGCGCACGCATCCGCAGCTTGCGAGAGGAACGCGGATGGAAACAGGAGGAGTTAGCCGACCGGATGGGCTACTCCGGCACGCACATCTCCGCCGTCGAAACTGGTCGCAAGATGCCGACTCTTCGGTTCTCGCGCAATGCGGACCAGGTTTTCGGCACTGGGGAAACGGCAGACACGTTCGAACGCCAGTACCGTGAGATCCGGCACGGTTCGCTGCTGGAGGGGTTCCCGCAGTACGTGGGGCACGAGGGACGCGCGGCGGAGATCCGGCTGTACGAAATCGGCATCATCCATGGGCTGTTGCAGACGCCGGAGTACGCGCAGGCGCTGGTGGACAGCGCCATGCGGCGAGGGGTCATCGGCCCCGAACAGGCGGCCGAACGCACCTCGTTCCTGGCGGAGCGTCAGGCTGCACTGGTGCGGCCCCGTCCTCCCGCGATGCTGGTGGTGATGGACGAGAGTTGCATCCGCAGGAGGGTCGGCGGGGACGGAGTCATGGACGCCCAGCTCGACCGACTGCTGGAGTTCGCCGAACTGCCGAACACCGTGCTCCAGATCGCCCCGTTCGGCATGGGGGAGCACCGCCCGTTCAACCTCCCGATGACCCTGCTGACGCTCTCGGACCTGTCTGTGATCGCGTATGCGGAATCCCAGATGCGGGGACATCTGGAGCGCGATACGACCGCTGTGCTGCCCCTGTTGGCGGGCTACCATCAACTACAGGCCGAGGCGCTGTCCCAGGCGGCATCGGTGGCCATGATCCGCGAGGCACGAAAGGGCACCCCGTGA
- a CDS encoding DUF397 domain-containing protein produces the protein MTTTTESPRWFKSSYSDNGGQCIEVAANLVAPRGVVPVRDSKNPGGPVLNVPAASFASFVAGVKAGEFGAV, from the coding sequence GTGACGACCACGACCGAATCCCCCCGTTGGTTCAAGTCCTCGTACAGCGACAACGGTGGCCAGTGCATCGAGGTCGCCGCCAACCTCGTCGCCCCGCGCGGCGTGGTCCCCGTCCGCGACTCCAAGAACCCCGGCGGCCCGGTTCTGAACGTTCCCGCCGCCTCGTTCGCCTCCTTCGTGGCGGGCGTCAAGGCCGGAGAGTTCGGCGCCGTCTGA
- a CDS encoding alpha/beta hydrolase, which produces MRTYGKSAAFVALSVTAVATALTGAAPSQAVASANPASVLSWRPCAQDGGPAAQECAELPVPLDYRDPDGPQLSLAVTRVRSDRPAARRGTLMVIPGGPGSSGVQRVTQKGERLQRETEGRYDIVSLDPRGVGGSPKASCGLAPEDRELVNLRSWPGADGSITENVTRSRRIAEACARNGGAMLRSLTTANEVRDIDRFRQALGEEKLSAWGSSYGTYVGAVYAQKYPQHTDRWVLDSSGDPDPSRVAKGWLANMAVGAADRFPDFARWASDPAREAEGLRLAQRAEDVQPLVLDLAARLDREPRESTTPGVPLTGNRLRQAVQLALYEDDAFAGLAGFVRAAGDPSVKPVLPDALSGPIPDADAAVTVGVICNDVRWPGTVSSYARAVAADRVKYPLTAGMTVNITPCTFWKDAPAEQPTRITDQGPSNVLMIQGLRDPATPYSGALKMRAAFGDRARLVAVDHGGHGMYLGHGNACGDRAVTTFLNTGTRPEQDAYCAD; this is translated from the coding sequence ATGAGGACTTACGGAAAATCTGCCGCCTTCGTCGCCCTGTCCGTCACCGCCGTCGCCACCGCTCTCACCGGGGCCGCGCCCTCGCAAGCCGTCGCGTCGGCCAACCCCGCATCCGTGCTCTCCTGGCGGCCCTGTGCCCAGGACGGCGGCCCCGCCGCCCAGGAGTGTGCCGAACTTCCCGTACCGCTGGACTACCGCGATCCGGACGGCCCGCAGCTCTCCCTCGCGGTGACCCGGGTCCGCAGCGACCGCCCGGCCGCCCGGCGCGGGACGCTGATGGTGATCCCGGGGGGTCCGGGCTCCTCCGGGGTGCAGCGGGTGACGCAGAAGGGGGAGCGGTTGCAGCGGGAGACGGAGGGGCGGTACGACATCGTGAGCCTCGACCCGCGCGGGGTCGGCGGCAGCCCGAAGGCGAGCTGCGGGCTCGCTCCGGAGGACCGGGAGCTGGTGAACCTGCGGTCCTGGCCCGGCGCCGACGGCTCGATCACCGAGAACGTGACACGCTCCCGGCGTATCGCCGAGGCCTGCGCCCGCAACGGCGGAGCGATGCTGCGGAGCCTCACCACGGCCAACGAGGTACGGGACATCGACCGCTTCCGGCAGGCGCTCGGCGAGGAGAAGCTGTCGGCCTGGGGGAGCTCGTACGGCACCTATGTGGGCGCCGTGTACGCGCAGAAGTACCCGCAGCACACGGACCGTTGGGTGCTGGACAGCAGCGGCGACCCGGACCCGTCGCGGGTGGCCAAGGGCTGGCTGGCGAACATGGCGGTGGGGGCGGCCGACCGGTTCCCCGACTTCGCGCGCTGGGCCTCGGACCCGGCCAGGGAAGCGGAGGGGCTGCGACTCGCGCAGCGGGCCGAGGACGTGCAGCCGCTGGTGCTGGACCTGGCGGCTCGGCTGGACCGTGAGCCGAGGGAGTCCACCACGCCGGGCGTCCCGCTGACCGGCAACCGGCTGCGTCAGGCGGTCCAGCTGGCCCTGTACGAGGACGATGCGTTCGCCGGGCTGGCGGGGTTTGTCCGGGCGGCCGGGGACCCGTCGGTGAAGCCGGTCCTGCCCGACGCGCTGAGCGGGCCGATACCGGACGCGGACGCGGCCGTCACGGTCGGCGTGATCTGCAACGACGTGCGCTGGCCGGGCACGGTCTCCTCGTACGCGCGGGCCGTCGCCGCCGACCGTGTGAAGTACCCGCTGACCGCCGGGATGACGGTGAACATCACCCCGTGCACCTTCTGGAAGGACGCCCCTGCCGAGCAGCCGACCAGGATCACGGACCAGGGACCGTCCAACGTCCTGATGATCCAGGGCCTGCGCGACCCGGCGACCCCGTACTCCGGCGCCCTGAAGATGCGCGCGGCCTTCGGCGACCGGGCCCGACTGGTCGCGGTCGACCACGGCGGGCACGGCATGTACCTGGGCCACGGGAACGCCTGCGGCGACCGCGCGGTCACCACGTTCCTGAACACCGGGACCCGGCCGGAGCAGGACGCGTACTGCGCGGACTGA